The following proteins are co-located in the Phaenicophaeus curvirostris isolate KB17595 chromosome 12, BPBGC_Pcur_1.0, whole genome shotgun sequence genome:
- the TUBGCP4 gene encoding gamma-tubulin complex component 4 isoform X1 has translation MIHELLLALSGYPGAVFTWSKRGGLQVSQELPFLHPSETSVLNRLCRLGTDYIRFAEFVEQYTGHVQQQDHHPSQPNQSGLHGIYLRAFCTGLDSVLQPYRQALLDLEQEFLADPHLSISHVNYSLDQFQLLFPSVMVMVEQIKTQKIHGCQILETVHKHSCGGLPPVRSALEKILAVCHGVMYKQLSAWMLHGLLLDQHEEFFIKQGPSSGNVPSQPEEDDDDLGIGGLTGKQLRELQDLRLIEEENMLAPSLKQFSLRVEMLPSYIPVRVAEKILFVGESVQMFENQNVNLTRKGSILKNQEDTFAAELHRLKQQPLFSLVDFESVVDWIRSTVAEHLWKLMVEESDLLGQLKIIKDFYLLGRGELFQAFIDTAQHMLKTPPTAVTEHDVNVAFQQSAHKVLLDDDNLLPLLHLTIEYHGKEHKDTCQTREGPSRELSPREAPTSGWAALGLSYKVQWPLHILFTPAVLEKYNVVFKYLLSVRRVQAELQHCWALQMQRKHLKSNRTDAIKWRLRDHMAFLVDNLQYYLQVDVLESQFSQLLQQINATRDFESIRLAHDHFLSNLLAQSFILLKPVFHCLNEILDLCHSFCSLVSQNLGPLDERGAAQLSILAKFWGLSTKAFSSGCDEECIKQRRLVFSESLHPTEFFFPGEPLLFWKELAGSATYMRLPSDCRRLLHFF, from the exons ATGATCCACGAGCTGCTGCTGGCGCTCAGCGGGTACCCGGGCGCTGTGTTCACATGGAGCAAGCGCGGCGGCCTGCAG GTGTCCCAGGAGCTGCCGTTCCTGCACCCCAGCGAAACCAGCGTCCTGAACCGGCTCTGCCGCCTCGGCACCGACTACATCCGCTTCGCCGAGTTCGTAGAGCAGTATACGGGACACGTCCAGCAGCAG GACCATCATCCATCTCAGCCAAACCAGAGTGGATTACATGGGATTTATTTGCGAGCCTTCTGCACGGGTCTTGATTCAGTGCTGCAGCCGTATCGTCAGGCACTACTTGACCTAGAACAAGAG TTTCTGGCGGACCCACATCTTTCCATCTCACATGTTAATTATTCCTTGGACCAG TTTCAGTTACTCTTCCCCTCTGTGATGGTCATGGTGGAACAGATCAAGACTCAGAAG attCATGGATGTCAGATATTGGAGACAGTCCACAAACACAGCTGTGGGGGGTTGCCTCCCGTTCGCAGTGCTCTTGAAAA GATTCTGGCAGTGTGTCATGGTGTCATGTATAAGCAGCTGTCTGCCTGGATGCTGCATGGACTACTACTAGACCAGCATGAAGAGTTCTTTATCAAACAGGGCCCCTCTTCTGGGAATGTCCCTAGCCAACCTGAAGAAGATGACGATGACCTGGGAATCGGGGGCCTTACAGGAAAACAGCTACGAGAACTACAGGACCTG CGCTTAATTGAGGAAGAGAACATGTTGGCTCCATCTCTAAAACAGTTTTCTCTACGAGTGGAAATGCTGCCTTCATATATTCCTGTGCGGGTTGCTGAGAAAATCCTCTTTGTGGGAGAATCTGTACAGATGTTTGAGAATCAAAATGTTAATCTGACCAGAAAAG GCTCCATCCTAAAAAACCAGGAGGACACTtttgcagcagagctgcaccGACTCAAGCAGCAACCGCTCTTTAGTTTGGTGGACTTTGAATCAGTGGTTGACTGGATACGGAGCACTGTTGCCGAG CACCTTTGGAAATTGATGGTGGAAGAATCAGATTTACTAGGCCAGCTGAAG ATTATAAAAGACTTCTACCTTTTGGGAAGAGGTGAGCTGTTTCAGGCCTTCATTGACACTGCACAGCACATGTTAAAAACACCACCTACAGCTGTAACTGAACATG ATGTCAACGTTGCGTTTCAGCAGTCGGCTCATAAGGTGCTGTTAGATGATGACAaccttcttcctctgcttcacTTAACCATTGAATATCATGGAAAGGAGCATAAAG atacGTGTCAGACTCGTGAAGGGCCTTCGCGGGAGTTATCTCCACGTGAAGCCCCCACGTCTGGATGGGCAGCTCTGGGCCTTTCTTACAAAGTTCAATGGCCACTGCACATTCTCTTTACTCCTGCTGTTCTGGAGAA GTACAATGTTGTGTTCAAATACCTGCTGAGTGTGCGACGAGTccaggctgagctgcagcactgctgggctcTCCAGATGCAACGCAAACACCTGAAATCTAACAGAACTGATGCCATCAAGTGGCGTTTGAGGGATCATATGGCTTTCCTTGTCGACAATCTTCAGTATTATCTGCAG GTGGATGTACTGGAATCGCAGTTCTCACAGCTTCTGCAGCAGATAAACGCCACGCGAGATTTTGAGAGTATACGACTGGCTCATGATCACTTCTTAAGCAATCTGCTGGCTCAGTCTTTCATCCTCCTAAAACCT GTTTTCCATTGCTTAAATGAGATTCTGGATCTTTGTCACAGCTTTTGTTCTCTGGTCAGTCAGAATCTGGGCCCGTTAGATGAGCGGGGAGCTGCACAACTCAGCATTTTGGCAAAG
- the TUBGCP4 gene encoding gamma-tubulin complex component 4 isoform X2, with the protein MIHELLLALSGYPGAVFTWSKRGGLQVSQELPFLHPSETSVLNRLCRLGTDYIRFAEFVEQYTGHVQQQDHHPSQPNQSGLHGIYLRAFCTGLDSVLQPYRQALLDLEQEFLADPHLSISHVNYSLDQFQLLFPSVMVMVEQIKTQKIHGCQILETVHKHSCGGLPPVRSALEKILAVCHGVMYKQLSAWMLHGLLLDQHEEFFIKQGPSSGNVPSQPEEDDDDLGIGGLTGKQLRELQDLRLIEEENMLAPSLKQFSLRVEMLPSYIPVRVAEKILFVGESVQMFENQNVNLTRKGSILKNQEDTFAAELHRLKQQPLFSLVDFESVVDWIRSTVAEHLWKLMVEESDLLGQLKIIKDFYLLGRGELFQAFIDTAQHMLKTPPTAVTEHDVNVAFQQSAHKVLLDDDNLLPLLHLTIEYHGKEHKDTCQTREGPSRELSPREAPTSGWAALGLSYKVQWPLHILFTPAVLEKYNVVFKYLLSVRRVQAELQHCWALQMQRKHLKSNRTDAIKWRLRDHMAFLVDNLQYYLQVDVLESQFSQLLQQINATRDFESIRLAHDHFLSNLLAQSFILLKPVFHCLNEILDLCHSFCSLVSQNLGPLDERGAAQLSILAKGFSRQSSLLFKILSSVRNHQINSDLAQLLLRLDYNKYYTQAGGTLGSFGV; encoded by the exons ATGATCCACGAGCTGCTGCTGGCGCTCAGCGGGTACCCGGGCGCTGTGTTCACATGGAGCAAGCGCGGCGGCCTGCAG GTGTCCCAGGAGCTGCCGTTCCTGCACCCCAGCGAAACCAGCGTCCTGAACCGGCTCTGCCGCCTCGGCACCGACTACATCCGCTTCGCCGAGTTCGTAGAGCAGTATACGGGACACGTCCAGCAGCAG GACCATCATCCATCTCAGCCAAACCAGAGTGGATTACATGGGATTTATTTGCGAGCCTTCTGCACGGGTCTTGATTCAGTGCTGCAGCCGTATCGTCAGGCACTACTTGACCTAGAACAAGAG TTTCTGGCGGACCCACATCTTTCCATCTCACATGTTAATTATTCCTTGGACCAG TTTCAGTTACTCTTCCCCTCTGTGATGGTCATGGTGGAACAGATCAAGACTCAGAAG attCATGGATGTCAGATATTGGAGACAGTCCACAAACACAGCTGTGGGGGGTTGCCTCCCGTTCGCAGTGCTCTTGAAAA GATTCTGGCAGTGTGTCATGGTGTCATGTATAAGCAGCTGTCTGCCTGGATGCTGCATGGACTACTACTAGACCAGCATGAAGAGTTCTTTATCAAACAGGGCCCCTCTTCTGGGAATGTCCCTAGCCAACCTGAAGAAGATGACGATGACCTGGGAATCGGGGGCCTTACAGGAAAACAGCTACGAGAACTACAGGACCTG CGCTTAATTGAGGAAGAGAACATGTTGGCTCCATCTCTAAAACAGTTTTCTCTACGAGTGGAAATGCTGCCTTCATATATTCCTGTGCGGGTTGCTGAGAAAATCCTCTTTGTGGGAGAATCTGTACAGATGTTTGAGAATCAAAATGTTAATCTGACCAGAAAAG GCTCCATCCTAAAAAACCAGGAGGACACTtttgcagcagagctgcaccGACTCAAGCAGCAACCGCTCTTTAGTTTGGTGGACTTTGAATCAGTGGTTGACTGGATACGGAGCACTGTTGCCGAG CACCTTTGGAAATTGATGGTGGAAGAATCAGATTTACTAGGCCAGCTGAAG ATTATAAAAGACTTCTACCTTTTGGGAAGAGGTGAGCTGTTTCAGGCCTTCATTGACACTGCACAGCACATGTTAAAAACACCACCTACAGCTGTAACTGAACATG ATGTCAACGTTGCGTTTCAGCAGTCGGCTCATAAGGTGCTGTTAGATGATGACAaccttcttcctctgcttcacTTAACCATTGAATATCATGGAAAGGAGCATAAAG atacGTGTCAGACTCGTGAAGGGCCTTCGCGGGAGTTATCTCCACGTGAAGCCCCCACGTCTGGATGGGCAGCTCTGGGCCTTTCTTACAAAGTTCAATGGCCACTGCACATTCTCTTTACTCCTGCTGTTCTGGAGAA GTACAATGTTGTGTTCAAATACCTGCTGAGTGTGCGACGAGTccaggctgagctgcagcactgctgggctcTCCAGATGCAACGCAAACACCTGAAATCTAACAGAACTGATGCCATCAAGTGGCGTTTGAGGGATCATATGGCTTTCCTTGTCGACAATCTTCAGTATTATCTGCAG GTGGATGTACTGGAATCGCAGTTCTCACAGCTTCTGCAGCAGATAAACGCCACGCGAGATTTTGAGAGTATACGACTGGCTCATGATCACTTCTTAAGCAATCTGCTGGCTCAGTCTTTCATCCTCCTAAAACCT GTTTTCCATTGCTTAAATGAGATTCTGGATCTTTGTCACAGCTTTTGTTCTCTGGTCAGTCAGAATCTGGGCCCGTTAGATGAGCGGGGAGCTGCACAACTCAGCATTTTGGCAAAG